Proteins co-encoded in one Kribbella solani genomic window:
- a CDS encoding AAA family ATPase, producing the protein MDNADTHGASPQDELPQASKPAAAGGVPSTADASSESPEQNPRPPVGVVYEPDDSPDGFPLEFGNIIVGLPKQKTPGEPGSTQDEDTAAQAEDTPATVTPATGTPDNSSPVTDATHSDSASVDATAAGAADNETTDARTTQADAAGTATADADAARANVPSAATADADAARANVPNAATIDAGAAQADDAETRTAETGTPHAHDADTQTPGAGTRTAHVDDADTQAPGAGSGTAQVDGADTLSSDAGTTQVDDADPGTARAGRTHADGVDVTSADEAEADAKPADADVATADADVATGQADVATAEAGATTGDTDATTDADAADVGVEPADGAEGGQRAEGAHRAVVAEDAEADGPDGGDGAGDARGAGGGAGAASDDAPSEDAVSEVPGVGGGSSEADGAAGGAGRAESAPGGAGGAEGVAGGGRAAGEGGAAAVSGGSSVGEGGMQGGGEQREVSGEELAAQLVAEQAAMALITALMKLRGVLAGSRLPLEVVGADEARQQQKAMLDQLDDYLLPRLVQLEAPILAVVGGSTGAGKSTLVNTVIGKVVSEPGVLRPTTRSPVLIHHPADADWFVGDRVLPGMARTTADEPGGMEDAGQLRLVAADTVPRGLAILDAPDIDSVVEANRDLATQLLAAADLWLFVTTAARYSDAVPWEFLQSASDRSTAVAVVLDRAPGETIDDITGHLAQMLLERGLGDSPLFSIQETVVDGNGMLPDAAVASIKDWLVDLAADAEARAAVVRRTLQGAVTAMVKKAPPFASAVKAQADTALELRSSVEATYDQGVKDVAKACQDGTLLRGEVLARWQEFVGSGELLKGLQSGSGRLRDRLKSSLGNKPAETRDVSDAIQSGVESLLREQAAEAAERAEKIWQGTAPGRQLLAASETPLGAMSADFPAAASRAVREWQESVLELVRSEGADKKSTARILEYGVNGLGLSLMVVVFASGAGIPKGAEASVGAGSAVVGQRLLDAVFGDKAVQGMVGKARDDLDGKVHALMDAEFARYLAVLDQHPVDADTARNLTEAARAVEDCT; encoded by the coding sequence ATGGACAACGCTGACACGCACGGCGCCAGTCCTCAGGACGAACTGCCTCAGGCCTCCAAGCCGGCCGCCGCAGGAGGCGTACCGTCCACGGCTGATGCCTCCTCGGAGTCGCCTGAGCAGAACCCACGTCCGCCCGTCGGTGTCGTGTATGAGCCGGACGATTCCCCAGACGGCTTCCCCCTGGAATTCGGCAACATCATCGTCGGCCTCCCCAAGCAGAAAACCCCTGGCGAACCCGGCAGCACGCAAGACGAGGACACGGCTGCTCAGGCCGAGGACACGCCGGCAACGGTCACACCAGCTACCGGCACACCGGACAACAGTTCCCCGGTCACGGACGCGACCCACTCCGACTCAGCATCTGTGGATGCGACGGCTGCCGGGGCCGCAGACAACGAGACCACGGACGCGCGTACGACACAGGCGGATGCTGCTGGCACCGCGACCGCTGACGCCGACGCGGCACGCGCGAATGTCCCGAGCGCTGCGACCGCTGACGCTGACGCGGCACGCGCGAATGTCCCGAACGCCGCGACCATTGACGCAGGCGCGGCACAGGCGGATGACGCGGAGACGCGGACCGCTGAGACGGGCACGCCGCACGCGCATGATGCGGACACGCAGACTCCAGGCGCAGGCACCCGTACGGCGCATGTTGATGATGCGGACACGCAGGCTCCAGGCGCAGGCAGCGGTACGGCGCAGGTTGATGGCGCGGACACGCTGAGTTCAGACGCGGGTACGACGCAGGTGGATGATGCGGACCCGGGGACTGCACGCGCGGGCAGGACGCATGCGGATGGCGTGGACGTAACGAGTGCGGATGAGGCCGAGGCGGACGCGAAGCCTGCTGACGCGGACGTGGCTACTGCTGACGCGGACGTGGCTACTGGTCAGGCGGACGTGGCGACTGCTGAGGCGGGCGCTACGACTGGTGACACCGACGCGACGACTGACGCGGATGCGGCTGATGTGGGTGTGGAGCCTGCTGATGGCGCGGAGGGCGGGCAGCGCGCTGAGGGGGCTCACCGCGCCGTGGTGGCTGAAGATGCCGAGGCTGACGGGCCTGATGGGGGCGACGGAGCAGGAGACGCGCGAGGCGCCGGCGGTGGTGCTGGTGCGGCGTCCGACGACGCTCCGTCTGAGGATGCCGTGTCTGAGGTGCCGGGCGTTGGCGGTGGATCGAGCGAGGCTGATGGTGCTGCGGGCGGTGCCGGGCGTGCTGAGAGTGCTCCGGGCGGTGCAGGTGGTGCTGAGGGCGTTGCGGGTGGTGGGCGGGCGGCGGGTGAGGGTGGTGCGGCGGCTGTGAGTGGTGGGTCGTCGGTGGGTGAGGGTGGCATGCAGGGTGGGGGAGAGCAGCGGGAGGTTAGTGGGGAGGAATTGGCGGCGCAGTTGGTGGCTGAGCAGGCTGCTATGGCTTTGATTACTGCGTTGATGAAGTTGCGGGGGGTGTTGGCGGGGAGTCGGTTGCCGTTGGAGGTTGTGGGGGCTGACGAGGCTCGGCAGCAGCAGAAGGCGATGCTGGATCAGCTGGATGACTACCTGTTGCCTCGGTTGGTTCAGCTTGAGGCTCCGATTTTGGCTGTGGTGGGTGGGTCCACGGGGGCCGGGAAGTCGACGCTGGTCAACACGGTGATCGGGAAGGTCGTCAGTGAGCCGGGGGTGTTGCGGCCCACTACGCGGTCGCCGGTGCTGATTCATCACCCGGCCGACGCGGACTGGTTCGTGGGCGATCGGGTGTTGCCGGGGATGGCGCGGACCACCGCGGACGAGCCGGGTGGGATGGAGGACGCGGGGCAGTTGCGGTTGGTTGCCGCGGACACCGTTCCGCGGGGGCTCGCGATTCTGGACGCGCCGGACATCGACTCGGTGGTCGAGGCGAACCGTGACCTCGCCACCCAGCTGCTTGCCGCGGCGGATCTGTGGTTGTTCGTGACGACGGCGGCGCGGTACTCGGATGCGGTGCCGTGGGAGTTCCTGCAGAGCGCGTCGGATCGCAGTACGGCGGTCGCGGTCGTACTCGACCGGGCGCCGGGCGAGACCATCGACGACATCACCGGGCACCTCGCGCAGATGCTGCTCGAGCGCGGGCTGGGTGACTCGCCGTTGTTCTCGATCCAGGAGACCGTTGTCGATGGCAACGGGATGCTGCCGGACGCGGCCGTTGCCTCGATCAAGGACTGGCTGGTCGACCTGGCCGCCGACGCGGAGGCGCGGGCCGCTGTGGTGCGCCGGACCCTGCAGGGCGCGGTGACGGCGATGGTGAAGAAGGCGCCGCCGTTCGCGAGCGCGGTCAAGGCGCAGGCGGACACGGCGCTCGAGCTGCGATCGTCGGTCGAGGCCACGTACGACCAGGGTGTGAAGGACGTCGCGAAGGCGTGCCAGGACGGTACGTTGCTGCGTGGCGAGGTGCTGGCCCGGTGGCAGGAATTCGTCGGGAGCGGTGAGCTGCTGAAGGGACTGCAGTCGGGCTCGGGCCGGTTGCGCGATCGCCTGAAGAGCTCGCTCGGCAACAAGCCGGCCGAGACGCGGGACGTCAGTGACGCGATCCAGTCGGGCGTCGAGTCGTTGCTGCGGGAGCAGGCGGCCGAGGCTGCCGAGCGGGCGGAGAAGATCTGGCAGGGGACCGCGCCGGGACGACAGCTGCTGGCGGCGAGCGAAACGCCGCTCGGTGCGATGTCGGCGGACTTCCCGGCGGCCGCGAGCCGTGCGGTCCGGGAGTGGCAGGAGTCCGTTCTCGAACTGGTGCGCAGTGAAGGCGCGGACAAGAAGTCGACCGCGCGCATCCTGGAGTACGGCGTGAATGGTCTCGGCCTTTCGTTGATGGTGGTCGTTTTCGCCAGCGGGGCAGGGATTCCGAAGGGTGCGGAGGCTAGCGTCGGGGCGGGCAGCGCGGTGGTCGGTCAGCGGCTGCTGGACGCTGTTTTCGGCGACAAGGCGGTTCAGGGCATGGTCGGCAAGGCGCGGGACGACCTTGACGGTAAGGTTCATGCCCTGATGGATGCCGAATTCGCCCGCTACCTGGCAGTCCTCGACCAGCATCCGGTCGATGCCGACACGGCCAGGAACCTGACGGAGGCCGCGCGCGCGGTGGAGGACTGCACGTGA
- a CDS encoding SRPBCC domain-containing protein has translation MSRGEFDPELDLVVERIIRAPRKVVWAAWSDPAQLAQWWVPAPAVCRVERLDLRPGGALVSRLSSDGLRFEPHLDAVVLAADELERIAFTNAIRSDWRPADPQPIVVTVEVVLTEHADGTDYRMIARHGDPASRGRHAELGFADGWGTVTRQLAALVESAGIS, from the coding sequence GTGAGTCGCGGAGAGTTCGATCCGGAGCTCGATCTGGTGGTGGAGCGGATCATCCGCGCGCCACGCAAGGTGGTGTGGGCGGCGTGGAGTGATCCGGCGCAGTTGGCGCAGTGGTGGGTGCCTGCGCCGGCGGTGTGTCGGGTTGAGCGTCTGGACCTGCGGCCGGGTGGGGCACTGGTGTCGCGGCTCAGTTCAGACGGTCTGCGGTTCGAGCCGCATCTTGACGCGGTGGTGCTGGCGGCAGACGAGTTGGAGCGGATCGCGTTCACGAATGCGATCCGCAGCGACTGGCGGCCGGCTGATCCGCAGCCGATCGTGGTCACGGTCGAGGTCGTTCTCACTGAGCATGCTGACGGCACGGACTACCGGATGATCGCTCGGCACGGCGATCCGGCCAGCCGCGGGCGGCACGCCGAGCTCGGGTTCGCCGACGGCTGGGGCACGGTGACGCGACAGCTGGCCGCGCTTGTCGAGAGCGCGGGGATCAGTTGA
- a CDS encoding GTPase translates to MTETVDTVETPARAETDVLKKIDAIEAAAKAGDGRLDPVVLTEARQIVDRAGQRLRMSGDLTVVALAGATGSGKSSLFNALTGLDLAAIGTRRPTSSMPLACVWGDEPAGEVLSWLGIPRRHQVQHRSSLEDAHSEDLDGLVLLDLPDHDSTEVEHRLIVDRLVELVDLLVWVVDPQKYADAALHNRYIKPFASHSGVMVFALNHMDKLTPDQQKSCLEDLEKLLKSDGLKSPAVVATSAVSGDGLEEVRSLLVKRVSNKRSARERLSADVDRVADRMASQCGTAKTPDVAEADVTELVDALSDASGLTVVSDAVRRSYLQRAAAATGWPLTKWIGRFRPDPLRRLHGDQVSREQGKALRKSASNEVAIARSSLPSATPVQRARMDAAVRTITTKAAAGLSRPWADSVRSTIRRREESLGDELDQAVARTDLGVANNPGWWSFARIVQWLLFLVTLGGAAWLIALLVTRIAKLNDPPLPEWNGIPYAWVMLVGGAVLGLALSFVCRVFATNGAQRRSRQVAKALRSELEKVADSHVVQPAREELAAYTTCRDSLAIARQ, encoded by the coding sequence GTGACGGAAACAGTGGATACGGTCGAGACCCCGGCCCGGGCCGAGACCGATGTCCTGAAGAAGATCGACGCGATCGAAGCCGCCGCGAAGGCCGGTGACGGCCGGCTGGATCCGGTGGTACTCACCGAGGCCCGGCAGATCGTGGACCGCGCCGGACAGCGCTTGCGGATGTCGGGCGACCTGACCGTGGTTGCCCTCGCCGGGGCCACCGGCTCGGGAAAGTCGTCGCTGTTCAACGCGTTGACCGGTCTCGACCTGGCGGCGATCGGAACCCGCCGGCCGACGAGCTCGATGCCGCTCGCCTGTGTCTGGGGTGACGAGCCGGCAGGTGAAGTATTGAGCTGGCTGGGCATCCCGCGCCGGCACCAGGTGCAGCACCGGAGCTCGCTCGAGGACGCACACTCCGAAGACCTGGACGGACTGGTCCTGCTGGACCTGCCCGACCACGACTCGACCGAAGTGGAGCACCGCCTGATCGTTGACCGGCTGGTCGAGCTGGTCGACTTGCTGGTGTGGGTTGTCGATCCGCAGAAGTACGCCGATGCGGCGTTGCACAACCGGTACATCAAACCGTTCGCCTCGCATTCCGGGGTGATGGTGTTCGCGCTGAACCACATGGACAAGCTGACGCCGGACCAGCAGAAGAGCTGCCTCGAGGACCTCGAGAAGCTGCTCAAGTCCGACGGTCTGAAGTCACCGGCCGTCGTTGCGACCTCGGCCGTCAGCGGTGACGGCCTTGAGGAAGTGCGGTCCCTCCTGGTCAAGCGGGTGAGCAACAAGCGCTCCGCCCGGGAGCGGCTGTCGGCCGATGTCGACCGGGTCGCGGACCGGATGGCGAGCCAGTGCGGCACCGCCAAGACGCCGGACGTGGCCGAGGCCGATGTCACCGAGCTGGTCGATGCGCTCTCCGACGCCAGCGGGCTGACCGTGGTGTCGGACGCCGTCCGCCGGTCCTATCTGCAGCGGGCCGCCGCCGCGACGGGCTGGCCGCTGACCAAGTGGATCGGACGGTTCCGGCCGGATCCGTTGCGTCGGCTGCACGGCGACCAGGTGTCCCGCGAACAGGGCAAGGCGCTGCGTAAATCCGCGTCCAACGAGGTGGCGATCGCACGTTCGTCGTTGCCGTCGGCAACTCCGGTGCAGCGGGCGCGGATGGATGCCGCGGTACGCACGATCACCACCAAGGCGGCCGCCGGGCTGTCCCGCCCGTGGGCGGACTCGGTGCGGTCGACGATCCGGCGCCGGGAGGAGTCCCTCGGCGACGAGCTCGACCAGGCGGTCGCGCGGACAGACCTTGGGGTGGCCAACAATCCTGGTTGGTGGAGCTTCGCCCGGATCGTGCAGTGGCTGCTGTTCCTGGTCACGCTGGGCGGCGCCGCGTGGCTGATCGCCTTGCTGGTGACCCGGATTGCCAAGCTGAACGATCCGCCCTTGCCGGAATGGAACGGCATCCCCTACGCGTGGGTCATGCTGGTCGGTGGAGCCGTGCTCGGGCTGGCGCTGTCGTTCGTCTGCCGGGTGTTCGCCACCAACGGCGCGCAGCGACGGTCCCGGCAGGTCGCCAAGGCGCTGCGGTCCGAGCTCGAAAAGGTTGCCGACAGCCACGTTGTACAGCCCGCCCGCGAGGAGCTGGCCGCGTACACGACTTGCCGCGACAGTCTCGCGATCGCCCGCCAGTAG
- a CDS encoding PrsW family intramembrane metalloprotease, whose amino-acid sequence MSYPSPGPAGPPQPAAGSAYTSSGPYPRPNVLGNHPVPGQRRNQGVLIGIVIAVVFAIAGLVIFGIVAKSTGAGGFTWGLVFAFVPVIPVIALYLWLDRYEPEPTRYIVFALCWGAFIATLAAIFINTEVSHRLAETGVGGDRSAVFVAPPVEEFAKGSVILLLALLRRKEFDGIIDGLVYAGMVGVGFAFTENILYYGRVFNTLSEEAGSDAGLRGAFALFIIRGVISPFAHPLFTSFTAIGIGVAIRHRSTVVRFLAPVVGYLAAVLAHAAWNASASWAGGGGFIVAYLCLMVPLFICLVVFALVMRSREGQMIASRLYDYVRFGWLVPQDVPLIATLRGRKALRQNARRYGPQAEAAAKAFQHNATELAYLRDKIVRQVIGPEALQTEKQLLDELRDRRPTVPFPPMPAFAQAAPQYAATPNQYATPTQPYAPGPTQPYGSAPGQQYAPPPGGDGSLYPTGPGQPSGGQQHPGAPGQQSGAFGQQYPGGPGQDPGAPGPGQSGPGQSSPGSGASASTSPNPTGDARPQDHPRSPDGYPPAQPGYPSTQPDHSSGQPGYPPGPPDRQGPPGGYGPYPPPQ is encoded by the coding sequence ATGAGTTACCCCTCACCAGGCCCGGCAGGTCCGCCGCAACCCGCGGCGGGGTCGGCGTACACGTCCAGCGGGCCGTACCCGCGGCCGAACGTGCTCGGGAACCACCCGGTACCCGGCCAGCGGCGCAACCAGGGCGTCCTGATCGGCATCGTGATCGCGGTCGTGTTCGCGATCGCGGGCCTGGTGATCTTCGGCATCGTCGCCAAGTCGACCGGCGCGGGCGGTTTCACCTGGGGCCTGGTGTTCGCGTTCGTCCCGGTGATCCCGGTGATCGCGCTGTACCTCTGGCTGGACCGCTACGAACCCGAGCCGACCAGGTACATCGTCTTCGCGCTCTGCTGGGGCGCCTTCATCGCGACCCTGGCCGCGATCTTCATCAACACCGAGGTCTCGCACCGGCTCGCCGAGACCGGCGTCGGCGGCGACCGGTCCGCGGTCTTCGTCGCGCCGCCGGTGGAGGAGTTCGCCAAGGGCTCGGTGATCCTGCTGCTCGCGCTGCTCCGGCGCAAGGAGTTCGACGGCATCATCGACGGCCTCGTGTACGCGGGAATGGTCGGCGTCGGCTTCGCCTTCACCGAGAACATCCTGTACTACGGCCGCGTCTTCAACACGCTCTCCGAGGAGGCCGGCAGCGACGCCGGACTGCGCGGCGCGTTCGCGCTGTTCATCATCCGCGGCGTGATCTCGCCGTTCGCGCATCCACTCTTCACGTCGTTCACCGCGATCGGCATCGGCGTCGCGATCCGGCACCGAAGTACCGTCGTCCGCTTCCTCGCCCCCGTGGTCGGGTACCTGGCCGCCGTCCTCGCCCACGCCGCCTGGAACGCCTCCGCGAGCTGGGCCGGCGGCGGCGGATTCATCGTCGCGTACCTGTGCCTGATGGTCCCGCTGTTCATCTGCCTGGTGGTTTTCGCGCTGGTGATGCGATCACGCGAAGGACAGATGATCGCGTCCCGGTTGTACGACTACGTCCGGTTCGGCTGGCTGGTACCACAGGACGTACCCCTGATCGCCACTCTCCGTGGCCGCAAGGCCCTCCGCCAGAACGCCCGCCGCTACGGCCCCCAGGCGGAGGCCGCCGCGAAGGCCTTCCAGCACAACGCGACCGAGCTGGCGTACCTGCGCGACAAGATCGTCCGCCAGGTGATCGGCCCCGAGGCCCTCCAAACCGAAAAACAACTCCTCGACGAACTCCGCGACCGCCGCCCCACAGTCCCCTTCCCACCCATGCCCGCCTTCGCCCAAGCCGCCCCCCAGTACGCCGCCACCCCCAACCAGTACGCCACCCCCACCCAGCCCTACGCACCGGGCCCGACCCAGCCATACGGGTCGGCTCCCGGCCAGCAGTACGCGCCCCCTCCCGGTGGAGACGGTTCGCTGTACCCAACTGGTCCCGGACAACCGTCCGGCGGCCAGCAGCACCCTGGCGCACCTGGGCAGCAATCTGGCGCTTTCGGGCAGCAGTACCCCGGCGGACCTGGGCAGGACCCCGGCGCCCCCGGTCCGGGGCAGTCTGGTCCGGGACAGTCTTCGCCTGGTTCTGGAGCGTCGGCGAGTACCTCTCCAAACCCCACGGGCGACGCGCGCCCGCAGGATCACCCCCGCTCGCCGGACGGTTACCCGCCCGCTCAACCCGGGTATCCGTCCACCCAACCCGATCACTCATCCGGTCAGCCCGGTTACCCGCCGGGGCCCCCTGACCGCCAAGGACCGCCGGGAGGATACGGTCCGTATCCACCACCGCAGTGA
- a CDS encoding ArsR/SmtB family transcription factor: protein MAQYSAEVDGVFVALADPTRRSVIRRLGRGPTSVGELAAEFPITLPSFMKHVRTLESNGLIRTVKTGRVRTCVLNRERLALVDDWLAEQRRVWEDRTDRLERFVAEQAARNEPERQEEGL from the coding sequence ATGGCACAGTATTCGGCGGAAGTGGATGGGGTGTTCGTCGCGCTCGCCGATCCGACCCGGCGGAGCGTGATCCGGCGGCTCGGGCGCGGACCGACCAGCGTCGGCGAGCTCGCGGCGGAGTTCCCGATCACGTTGCCGTCGTTCATGAAGCACGTCCGGACGCTGGAGTCGAACGGCCTGATCCGGACCGTCAAGACCGGTCGGGTGCGTACCTGCGTACTGAACCGGGAGCGGCTCGCACTGGTCGATGACTGGCTGGCTGAACAGCGCCGGGTCTGGGAGGACCGTACCGATCGTTTGGAGCGCTTCGTCGCCGAACAAGCGGCACGAAACGAACCAGAACGGCAAGAGGAGGGCCTGTGA
- a CDS encoding SRPBCC domain-containing protein: protein MIDILEHLNAVQREVSRTGETVTVLMRRSYQAEPAELWDALTDPERMRRWFMPVTGELRVGGTFQLQGNAGGEILECEPPRRFKVTFGGPNSLLELRLLPGAGSSTELELEHSMSEAPAPGGAGALWVGPGWDGGLLGLALYVTGELPADADPVQMANSPEVISYNEQSVRVWIEAVRSSGTTSEADLTEAAKTSLAQFAPDATL, encoded by the coding sequence GTGATCGACATCCTCGAGCACCTGAACGCGGTCCAGCGCGAGGTCAGCCGGACCGGCGAGACCGTCACGGTGCTGATGCGCCGTTCGTACCAGGCCGAGCCGGCCGAGCTCTGGGACGCGCTGACGGACCCGGAGCGGATGCGACGCTGGTTCATGCCCGTCACCGGCGAGCTCCGGGTCGGCGGCACGTTCCAGTTGCAGGGCAACGCCGGCGGCGAGATCCTCGAGTGCGAGCCGCCGCGGCGGTTCAAGGTGACCTTCGGTGGGCCGAACAGTCTGCTGGAGCTCCGGCTGCTGCCCGGCGCGGGCTCGTCCACCGAGCTCGAGCTCGAACACTCGATGAGCGAGGCCCCGGCGCCTGGCGGCGCGGGCGCGCTCTGGGTCGGCCCGGGCTGGGACGGCGGTCTGCTCGGTCTGGCTCTCTACGTGACCGGCGAACTGCCCGCGGACGCCGATCCGGTGCAGATGGCGAACTCTCCCGAGGTGATCAGCTACAACGAGCAGTCCGTCCGGGTCTGGATCGAGGCGGTCCGCTCTTCGGGTACCACCTCGGAAGCCGATCTCACCGAGGCAGCCAAGACCTCACTCGCGCAGTTCGCACCCGACGCCACGCTCTGA
- the ettA gene encoding energy-dependent translational throttle protein EttA codes for MAEFIYTLRNVRKAHGDKVVLDNVSVNFLTGVKIGVVGPNGTGKSSLFKIMAGLDQPSNGEARLAEGATVGILLQEPPLTEGKTVLENVQEGVGDTKQKLDRFNEISAELADPDADYDSLLAEMGDLQTELDHRNAWDVDAQLEQAMDALRCPPPEVLVDNLSGGERRRVALCKLLLQQPDLLLLDEPTNHLDAESVLWLEQHLQKYPGAVMAITHDRYFLDNVAEWIMELDRGRTYGYEGNYSKYLETKQQRLVVEGQKDAKRQKILERELEWVRSNAKARQTKSKSRLARYEELAAEAERSRKLDIDEINIPAGPRLGSTVLEVSKLEKGFGDRKLIDGLTFSLPRAGIVGIVGPNGVGKSTLFRMIVGEEQPDAGTLKLGETVKISYVDQSRGGLDPKKTVWQMVSDELDFIKVANFEMPSRAYVASFGFKGPDQQKPVGVLSGGERNRLNLALTLKMGGNLLLLDEPTNDLDVETLQSLEDALLEFPGCAVVVSHDRWFLDRVATHILAWEGSDEDPAKWFWFEGNFASYEANKVERLGPEAARPHRVTHRKLTRD; via the coding sequence ATGGCGGAATTCATCTACACGCTTCGCAACGTCCGGAAGGCGCACGGCGACAAGGTCGTTCTCGACAATGTCTCGGTCAACTTCCTCACCGGCGTGAAGATCGGCGTGGTCGGGCCGAACGGCACCGGCAAGTCCTCGCTGTTCAAGATCATGGCCGGGCTCGATCAGCCCTCCAACGGCGAGGCCCGGCTGGCCGAGGGCGCGACGGTCGGGATCCTGCTCCAGGAGCCGCCGCTGACCGAGGGCAAGACGGTGCTGGAGAACGTTCAGGAAGGGGTCGGCGACACCAAGCAGAAGCTCGACCGTTTCAACGAGATCTCCGCCGAGCTGGCCGATCCGGACGCCGACTACGACTCGCTGCTGGCCGAGATGGGTGACCTGCAGACCGAGCTCGACCACCGCAACGCCTGGGACGTCGACGCTCAGCTCGAGCAGGCGATGGACGCGCTGCGCTGCCCGCCGCCGGAGGTGCTCGTCGACAACCTCTCCGGTGGTGAGCGCCGCCGGGTCGCGCTCTGCAAGCTGCTGCTGCAGCAGCCCGATCTGCTGCTGCTCGACGAGCCCACCAACCACCTCGACGCCGAGTCGGTCCTGTGGCTCGAGCAGCACCTCCAGAAGTACCCGGGCGCCGTGATGGCGATCACCCACGACCGGTACTTCCTGGACAACGTCGCCGAGTGGATCATGGAGCTCGACCGCGGCCGGACGTACGGCTACGAGGGCAATTACTCGAAGTACCTGGAGACCAAGCAGCAGCGGCTGGTGGTCGAAGGCCAGAAGGACGCGAAGCGGCAGAAGATCCTGGAGCGCGAGCTCGAGTGGGTCCGGTCGAACGCGAAGGCCCGGCAGACCAAGAGCAAGTCCCGGCTGGCCCGCTACGAGGAGCTCGCGGCCGAGGCCGAGCGGTCCCGGAAGCTGGACATCGACGAGATCAACATCCCGGCTGGTCCCCGGCTGGGCAGCACGGTGCTGGAGGTCTCCAAGCTGGAGAAGGGCTTCGGCGACCGCAAGCTGATCGACGGCCTGACCTTCTCGCTGCCGCGGGCCGGCATCGTCGGTATCGTCGGCCCGAACGGTGTCGGCAAGTCGACGCTGTTCCGGATGATCGTCGGCGAGGAGCAGCCGGACGCCGGCACGCTGAAGCTCGGCGAGACGGTGAAGATCTCGTACGTCGACCAGTCCCGTGGTGGCCTGGACCCGAAGAAGACGGTCTGGCAGATGGTGTCCGACGAGCTCGACTTCATCAAGGTCGCGAACTTCGAGATGCCGAGCCGGGCGTACGTGGCGTCGTTCGGCTTCAAGGGACCGGATCAGCAGAAGCCGGTCGGCGTACTCTCCGGTGGTGAGCGGAACCGGCTGAACCTGGCGCTGACGCTGAAGATGGGCGGCAACCTGCTGCTCCTCGACGAGCCGACCAACGACCTGGACGTCGAGACCCTGCAGTCGCTCGAGGACGCGCTGCTCGAGTTCCCGGGCTGTGCCGTGGTGGTCTCCCACGACCGGTGGTTCCTGGACCGGGTGGCGACGCACATCCTCGCCTGGGAAGGCAGCGACGAGGACCCGGCCAAGTGGTTCTGGTTCGAGGGCAACTTCGCGTCGTACGAGGCGAACAAGGTCGAGCGCCTCGGCCCGGAGGCCGCCCGCCCGCACCGGGTCACGCACCGCAAGCTCACCCGCGACTGA
- a CDS encoding single-stranded DNA-binding protein: MSLGETYLTVLGWVGSDPDFKEYRKNSQTTFRLGSTPRQFDKALNQYVDKATTWYTVQCWRSLARNAFESVRRGQPLIVTGRLRTHEWTDDAGEQRSRVILEAFSLGHDLVRGTAAFTRSVSRAEAPAFAHADSETTPAETTATPFPPDEYSVPPLPLPATVDPEVRAA, from the coding sequence ATGAGCCTCGGCGAAACGTACCTGACAGTTCTCGGCTGGGTCGGCAGTGACCCAGATTTCAAGGAGTACCGGAAGAACTCGCAGACGACCTTCCGGCTCGGGTCGACGCCACGCCAGTTCGACAAGGCGCTGAACCAGTACGTGGACAAGGCCACGACCTGGTACACGGTGCAGTGCTGGCGAAGTCTGGCCCGGAACGCGTTCGAGTCCGTCCGGCGCGGCCAGCCACTCATCGTCACCGGCCGGCTCCGAACGCACGAGTGGACCGACGACGCCGGCGAGCAGCGCAGCCGCGTCATTCTCGAGGCCTTCTCGCTCGGCCACGACCTCGTCCGCGGCACAGCCGCGTTCACCAGAAGCGTGTCCCGCGCCGAAGCGCCGGCCTTCGCCCACGCCGATTCCGAAACCACTCCGGCCGAAACGACCGCGACACCGTTCCCACCGGACGAGTACTCCGTTCCGCCACTGCCGTTGCCGGCGACCGTCGATCCGGAGGTACGAGCGGCATGA